The DNA region TGGCCATGACATTGGCGTTTTCTGCGGTTTGTGCTGGCATTGCCATGGCGTTGCAGATTTCACCATTAATGTCTCTTGGATTATCCATCGGTGGTTTGATTTTGCTGTTTGTTACGCTGCGTAAAGCCGAATCAGCCGCGGGCTTGCTATGGGTATTTGCCTTCACCGGGATGGAAGGTGCATCGTTGGGCTACATCCTTAACCATTATGCCGGAATGGCTAATGGCCCAATGCTCATCATGCAGGCATTAGGATTAACCGCGGCGATTTTTGTGGCCTTGTCTGGTTATGCATTAACCACCAAGAAAGATTTTTCCTTTATGCGTGGTTTTCTGATCGCCGGGCTCGTTGTGGTACTGGTGGCTGGCATTGTGAATATTTTCCTCGGCAATAGCGCGGTATTTATGGCGTTAAATGCTGGGGTTGCCTTGCTGATGACAGGTTTTATCCTGTTTGATACT from Shewanella dokdonensis includes:
- a CDS encoding Bax inhibitor-1/YccA family protein; the encoded protein is MNQEILYPSRASGVVVNKMLRNTYMLLAMTLAFSAVCAGIAMALQISPLMSLGLSIGGLILLFVTLRKAESAAGLLWVFAFTGMEGASLGYILNHYAGMANGPMLIMQALGLTAAIFVALSGYALTTKKDFSFMRGFLIAGLVVVLVAGIVNIFLGNSAVFMALNAGVALLMTGFILFDTSRIVNGGETNYIRATISLYLDFLNLFVSLLHLLGAGNDD